Proteins found in one Channa argus isolate prfri chromosome 7, Channa argus male v1.0, whole genome shotgun sequence genomic segment:
- the abhd16a gene encoding phosphatidylserine lipase ABHD16A — translation MVLAGFHSRFSVRMAGWMWLRCVLGPHLQRIHRSPDQYQSEGRTGRRGWNYQPRSLEKHTDSILGWASALWSLSYYSSPLLLCYLYRKGYICSSKLVPVSQYVGTILVCLLGVACLRGWGRWKNSEYLQFISVLEETKKNHTLANKKKLRCYDFDFSYWPVDFSWSEVSSPKLSKAGVSLLKPEPRLRGAADSVLNSMRTLPCHIISFLIAHSFGRRMLYPGSVGLLQKAMRPMLQQGQARLIEELDGQRNKVVACDGNEIDTMFVDRRRDGGQNGKTLVICCEGNAGFYEVGCMNTPLEGGYSVLGWNHPGFGGSTGVPFPQNEANAMDVVIQFAIHRLGFQLSDIVVYAWSIGGFTASWAAMSYPEIKSLVLDASFDDLLPLALKIMPDSWRPLVQHTVRQYMNLNNAEQVVKYQGPVLLIRRTRDEIITTTGPEDIMSNRGNDLLLKLLQSRYPKIMTDEGIRVVRQWLGASNPLEEASVYSGYEVDDDWCVSVLQSYQADRDVLFPWSVGEDMTLEGRRQLALFLARKYMRNFESTHCTPLPASEFHSPWRL, via the exons ATGGTCCTTGCAGGCTTCCATAGTCGCTTTAGCGTAAGAATGGCTGGCTGGATGTGGCTTCGCTGTGTTTTAGGGCCTCATTTGCAACGAATTCACCGTTCACCGGACCAGTATCAATCCGAGGGCAGAACGGGAAGAAGG GGATGGAACTACCAACCCAGAAGTCTAGAGAAACATACTGACAGCATCCTTGGTTGG GCTTCAGCATTGTGGTCATTGTCCTACTACagctctcctcttctcctctgctaTCTCTACAGGAAAG gcTACATCTGCAGCAGTAAGTTGGTTCCAGTGAGTCAATATGTGGGAACCATCCTGGTGTGTCTTCTAGGAGTGGCCTGTCTTAGAG GGTGGGGGAGATGGAAGAACTCTGAGTATCTACAGTTTATCTCCGTTCTTGAAGAAACCAAGAAGAATCACACACTAGCAAACAAG AAAAAACTCAGGTGCTATGACTTTGACTTCTCATACTGGCCTGTAGATTTCAGCTGGTCAGAAGTCAGCAGTCC GAAACTGTCCAAGGCTGGTGTTTCTCTGCTGAAACCAGAGCCCAGATTAAGAGGGGCAGCAGACAGTGTCCTCAACTCTATGCGCACGCTACCATGTCACATCATCAG TTTTCTTATCGCCCACTCATTTGGGAGGAGGATGCTGTACCCTGGCTCTGTAGGTTTATTGCAGAAAGCCATGAGGCCCATGCTCCAGCAAGGCCAGGCTAGGTTAATAGAAGAg CTTGATGGCCAAAGGAACAAAGTTGTTGCCTGTGATGGTAATGAAATTGACACAATGTTTGTGGATCGAAGGAGAGATGGGGGGCAGAACGGCAAGACTCTG GTCATCTGCTGTGAGGGCAATGCTGGCTTCTATGAGGTGGGCTGCATGAACACTCCACTGGAAG GTGGCTACTCTGTACTAGGCTGGAACCACCCTGGCTTTGGAGGCAGTACG GGAGTACCGTTCCCCCAGAATGAGGCCAATGCCATGGATGTTGTGATCCAGTTTGCAATACACAGACTGGGCTTTCAGCTCAGTGACATTGTTGTTTATGCCTGGTCTATAGGAGGATTCACAG CCAGTTGGGCAGCAATGTCATACCCAGAGATCAAGTCATTAGTGCTGGATGCCTCCTTCGATGATCTCTTGCCTTTGGCCCTAAAGATTATGCCAGACAGCTGGA GACCATTGGTACAGCACACAGTTAGGCAGTACATGAACCTGAACAATGCAGAGCAAGTTGTTAA ATACCAGGGACCAGTCCTGCTTATCAGGAGAACCAGAGATGAGATCATCACAACAAC AGGTCCAGAGGACATCATGTCTAACAGAGGCAATGACCTCTTGCTCAAACTGCTACAATCCAG GTACCCAAAAATAATGACTGATGAAGGGATCAGAGTTGTTAGACAATGGTTGGGAGCCTCCAATCCATTAGAAGAAG CATCTGTCTACAGTGGCTACGAAGTGGACGATGACTGGTGTGTATCTGTTCTGCAGTCATATCAGGCTGACAGAGATGTTTTGTTTCCATGGAGTGTCG GTGAAGATATGACACTAGAGGGAAGGCGGCAGCTGGCTCTTTTCTTG GCACGGAAATACATGCGAAACTTTGAATCGACACACTGCACTCCTCTACCCGCCTCCGAGTTCCACTCACCCTGGAGACTGTAA